A portion of the Diceros bicornis minor isolate mBicDic1 chromosome 20, mDicBic1.mat.cur, whole genome shotgun sequence genome contains these proteins:
- the CCL28 gene encoding C-C motif chemokine 28 isoform X2, which produces MHLAILPIASSCCTEVSHHISRRLLERVNTCRIQRADGDCDLAAVILHIKRRRICVSPHSHNIKRWMKEQASKKNAKGNICHKKKHHSKRNSKEARHRKHETHGHENPY; this is translated from the exons ccATACTTCCCATTGCCTCCAGCTGTTGCACCGAGGTTTCACATCATATTTCCAGAAGGCTTCTGGAAAGAGTGAATACATGTCGCATTCAGAGAGCTGATGGGGATTGTGACTTGGCTGCTGTCAT CCTTCATATCAAGCGCAGAAGAATCTGTGTCAGCCCACACAGTCATAATATTAAGCGGTGGATGAAAGAACAAGCATCCAAGAAAAATGCTAAAGGCAACATTTGCCATAAGAAGAAACACCACAGCAAGAGGAACAGTAAAGAGGCACGTCATAGGAAACATGAAACACATGGCCATGAAAATCCCTATTAG